One window from the genome of Salvia splendens isolate huo1 chromosome 9, SspV2, whole genome shotgun sequence encodes:
- the LOC121748587 gene encoding RING-H2 finger protein ATL65-like — protein sequence MRHRFPLPPAPAPHPRHPPSPSPKSSAATQPQTTPSSASDFASPPPSNLPVDFSPPLIAMVVIIATAFIIITYSRLLSRHIIHAYRRYRRWRRRRRRYVPSSSAGDIESPPYIYDPTDAFHVLSPYGLDESIIKGIPLSVYTQKSGFYDCAVCLLEFEENDYVRTLPVCSHAFHVDCIDIWLRSHANCPLCRAGIFRPDSPFTPLMAARIRPSLDDIIIESTILEPLSEISAESESEAEAEAVTEGEITQEPSPRRNNQSEDRFNRRDFLLKRSYSFGFERNLGSERLVLEPVTSSPWRYRIGGGGGSVWSKRPSPFSSLTKHRVFSFRYYRGMKSPFFRRRSIGSFFPLSESSARAGLSSGGSSRRTKSFASPMFMRSSAAAAGALFSSSRLRSGDPEALLSPERFSKR from the coding sequence ATGCGCCACCGCTTCCCTCTGCCCCCTGCTCCGGCGCCCCATCCACGCCATCCTCCGTCTCCTTCTCCCAAATCCTCCGCGGCCACACAGCCACAGACAACGCCTTCTTCCGCGTCGGATTTCGCTTCCCCGCCGCCGTCAAATCTGCCGGTTGACTTCAGCCCGCCGCTGATCGCCATGGTCGTCATAATCGCCACGGCtttcatcatcatcacctaCTCGCGCCTCCTCTCGCGCCACATCATCCACGCCTACCGCCGCTACAGGCGCTGGAGGAGGCGCCGGCGGAGATACGTCCCGTCGTCGTCCGCCGGCGACATCGAGTCGCCGCCGTATATCTACGACCCGACCGACGCGTTTCACGTGCTCTCTCCGTACGGCCTCGACGAATCGATCATCAAAGGCATTCCTCTCTCCGTCTACACGCAGAAGAGCGGCTTCTACGACTGCGCCGTGTGCTTGCTGGAGTTCGAGGAGAACGACTACGTCCGCACGCTTCCGGTTTGCTCACACGCTTTCCATGTCGACTGCATCGATATATGGCTGCGGTCGCACGCCAACTGCCCGCTCTGCCGCGCCGGAATATTCCGCCCGGACTCGCCGTTCACGCCGTTGATGGCGGCGAGGATCCGACCGAGCCTCGACGATATCATAATCGAGAGCACAATTTTGGAACCTCTCTCCGAGATCTCGGCGGAATCGGAATCGGAAGCTGAAGCGGAAGCAGTTACAGAAGGAGAAATCACTCAGGAACCCTCACCGCGGCGGAATAATCAATCAGAGGACAGGTTTAACCGCCGCGATTTTCTATTGAAGCGATCGTATTCGTTCGGATTCGAACGGAATTTAGGATCGGAGAGATTAGTGCTAGAGCCGGTGACATCCTCGCCGTGGCGGTACCGGatcggcggaggaggaggaagcgTGTGGAGCAAACGCCCTTCCCCGTTCAGCTCGCTGACGAAACATAGGGTTTTCTCATTCCGCTACTACCGCGGCATGAAATCCCCATTCTTCCGGCGGCGGAGCATCGGCAGCTTCTTCCCCCTCTCCGAGTCGAGCGCGCGCGCCGGCCTGTCGAGCGGAGGCTCGTCGCGGCGGACGAAATCCTTCGCCAGCCCGATGTTCATGCGGtcgtcggcggcggcggcgggagcGCTGTTCTCGTCGAGCCGGCTGCGGAGCGGGGATCCGGAGGCGCTCCTGTCGCCGGAGAGATTCAGCAAACGGTGA
- the LOC121748541 gene encoding cold-regulated 413 plasma membrane protein 2-like, which produces MVGGKMGYLKMKTDSDLGAASELLTSDLNDVGTAMKKFANHAIQLGGLGFGTSFLKWVACFAAIYLLILDRTNWKTNILTSLLIPYIYLSLPSWLFGILSGEVGMWIAFIAVVLRLFFPKHFPDWLELPGSLILLLVVAPSFFADTVRGGIIGLFICLAIGCYLLQEHIRASGGFRNSFTKSNGLSNSIGILLLFVYPVWALVIWIL; this is translated from the exons ATGGTGGGTGGGAAGATGGgttatttgaaaatgaaaactgATTCTGATTTGGGAGCAGCGAGTGAGTTGCTCACTTCTGATCTCAATGATGTCGGCACTGCAATGAAGAAGTTCGCCAATCACGCCATCCAGCTAGGTGGCCTTGGATTTGGGACTTCATTTCTCAAATGGGTTGCTTGTTTTGCCGCAAT TTATTTACTAATCTTGGATCGTACAAACTGGAAAACCAACATTCTCACATCTCTCTTAATCCCATACATTTACCTCAGTCTTCCTTCATGGTTGTTTGGTATACTAAG CGGAGAGGTTGGCATGTGGATTGCTTTCATAGCCGTTGTCTTACGTCTCTTCTTTCCCAAGCATTTCCCAG ACTGGCTGGAATTGCCTGGATCTCTGATCTTACTCCTAGTGGTGGCTCCGAGCTTCTTTGCAGATACCGTAAGGGGTGGCATTATTGGACTATTCATTTGCCTGGCGATCGGATGTTACTTGCTGCAGGAGCACATTCGAGCATCTGGAGGCTTCAGGAACTCCTTCACCAAGAGCAATGGCCTCTCCAACTCTATTgggatcctcctcctcttcgTCTACCCGGTTTGGGCACTCGTGATTTGGATTCTTTAG
- the LOC121749200 gene encoding plastid division protein PDV2-like → MDEDRIVLVLAKTSDLRSKIVSCIQNTASNAESGESVSKESEANPDAENRENDAEESLLSIKDALESLEAQLSSLQALQQQQWYEKEAALAEIGYCQQKLLKELKEYKGKDLEVIHEAVAFASETEDNNDLLLPPYPSRPSQSIVSKNGYLSTFTSSRRSSQNGFTSGGAKHHHNIPNNIDKPEAGGAFKSVRALLGTAAKTAITVVGVITILSLAGFEARLGKRDNQFKFSDLFQQQRNEEKGGGAECPPGKVPVLENGETRCVVKERVEVPFESVVSAPDVSYGCDVVIMFTEEEEGLVVKSWNLMKKDAAEWGLKFFLKIFEIAPSAQKIFPFLRDSNVPLEQNPKLKPHAKSVFVMTCEAALQLRKAGKVVIRESTLTKLGTVHSKYGVVDEHFEVTKYALLETIKEAVGEIWSPEMKKAWSVAYDHLVAAIKSHMNPQS, encoded by the exons ATGGACGAGGACAGAATTGTGCTCGTTTTGGCGAAGACCTCAGACTTAAGGTCCAAAATTGTCAGCTGCATTCAGAATACAGCTTCTAATGCAGAAAGTGGAGAGAGTGTTTCCAAGGAATCTGAAGCAAACCCAGATGCAGAAAATAGAGAAAACGATGCTGAGGAGAGTCTCCTCAGTATCAAAGATGCTCTTGAATCCCTTGAGGCACAGCTGTCTTCTTTGCAG GCACTGCAGCAGCAACAATGGTACGAAAAAGAAGCAGCCTTGGCTGAAATCGGATACTGCCAGCAGAAGTTACTCAAAGAGCTGAAGGAATACAAAGGCAAGGACTTGGAAGTCATACACGAGGCCGTGGCTTTTGCCAGCGAAACTGAGGACAACAACGATCTCCTTCTTCCTCCGTATCCAAGCCGGCCTTCTCAATCCATCGTGTCCAAAAACGGCTACCTCTCTACTTTCACCTCATCTCGGAGATCCTCTCAAAACGGGTTCACAAGTGGTGGCGCAAAACACCACCACAACATCCCCAACAATATTGACAAACCAGAGGCCGGGGGAGCATTTAAGTCGGTCAGAGCCTTGTTAGGCACAGCAGCCAAGACGGCCATAACCGTAGTTGGGGTGATCACCATCTTGAGCTTGGCGGGCTTCGAGGCGCGACTGGGGAAACGGGACAACCAGTTCAAGTTCTCGGATCTGTTTCAGCAGCAGCGGAATGAGGAGAAGGGGGGTGGCGCGGAGTGCCCGCCTGGGAAGGTCCCTGTCCTCGAAAACGGGGAGACGAGGTGCGTTGTGAAAGAGAGAGTTGAAGTTCCATTTGAATCTGTTGTTTCTGCTCCAGATGTGAGTTATGGATGTG ATGTGGTGATTATGTttaccgaagaagaagaaggtctAGTGGTGAAGTCATGGAACTTGATGAAGAAGGATGCTGCCGAATGGGGTCTCAAGTTTTTTCTCAA GATATTTGAGATCGCCCCATCGGCTCAAAAAATATTCCCATTTCTGCGAGATTCAAATGTTCCGCTGGAGCAGAATCCTAAGCTTAAGCCTCATGCCAAATCTGTATTTGTCATG ACATGTGAAGCTGCACTGCAACTTAGGAAAGCAGGAAAAGTTGTGATAAGAGAATCCACCCTAACAAAATTAGGGACTGTCCACTCCAAATATGGCGTCGTTGATGAACATTTTGag GTGACGAAATATGCATTGTTGGAGACTATAAAAGAGGCAGTGGGAGAAATTTGGTCACCAGAAATGAAGAAGGCATGGAGTGTGGCATATGATCATTTGGTTGCTGCCATCAAGTCTCATATGAATCCACAATCATGA
- the LOC121749199 gene encoding uncharacterized protein LOC121749199 — MTCPAMFRSLSAAAATVILKMGICVPSHAIEKPVDERPSSSVKVVDLEGRLEEFRQAVTAEEVLSRHPNSYLCSADNMVVNSHAPQLAKDHALQPGQIYFLMPLSRSLTPLSLEDLCDLAIKTSRTVDIGADPFLHGCKRLTISEDGNCRNFVSS; from the coding sequence ATGACTTGTCCGGCCATGTTTCGATCCCtgagcgccgccgccgccaccgttATTTTGAAAATGGGCATTTGTGTGCCTTCTCACGCTATAGAGAAACCGGTGGATGAGCGGCCTTCGTCGTCGGTGAAGGTGGTGGACCTGGAGGGGAGGCTTGAGGAGTTCCGGCAGGCGGTGACGGCGGAGGAGGTGCTCTCCCGCCACCCGAACAGCTACCTGTGCAGCGCAGATAACATGGTGGTGAACTCCCACGCGCCGCAGCTGGCGAAAGACCACGCGCTGCAGCCAGGCCAAATCTATTTCCTAATGCCACTCTCGAGATCACTAACGCCACTCTCTCTTGAAGATTTGTGCGACCTCGCCATCAAAACTAGTAGAACTGTCGACATCGGCGCTGATCCGTTTCTCCATGGATGCAAAAGATTGACGATTTCTGAAGATGGGAATTGCAGGAATTTTGTCTCttcttga
- the LOC121748540 gene encoding probable CoA ligase CCL6 — translation MEDYVVKVQEGRPAADGKPSAGPAYRCIYAKDGLMEIPAAINSPWDFFSESVKKFPKNPMLGRRQLNDGKAGGYSWLTYQQVYDTTIAIGSAMRRRGVNPGDKCGIYGVNCPEWIMAMEACNSQAITYVPLYDSLGANAVEFIINHAEVSIAFVHESKFPAILTCLSKCASNLKTIVSFGKVSDKQKEATEELGVTCFSWEEFALLGDSDGDLPLKKKTDTLTIMYTSGTTGEPKGVILSNGAFMSEVMSMDHLLRETDKAGTEEDVYFSFLPLAHIFDQIIETYCIYSGSSIGFWQGDIRFLIEDLVVLKPTIFCGVPRVFDRIYTGTMDKISAGGPLKKSLFHIAYNYKLRNLDKGLKQEEASPLLDKLVFDKIRQGFGGRVRLILSGAAPLPKHIEEFLRVTCCCVLSQGYGLTESCGGCFTSIANIFPMIGTVGVPMTTIEARLESVPEMGYDALSTVPRGEICLRGNTLFSGYHKRQDLTNEVLVDGWFHTGDVGEWQPNGAMKIIDRKKNIFKLSQGEYVAVESLESTYSQCPLITSIWVYGNSFESFLVAVVVPERKALEDWAANSEEKGDFTLLCNNPKARKYILEELNKTAKQHNLRGFEMLKAVNLEPIPFDIDRDLITPTFKLKRPQLLKHYKDCIDQLYIEAKGAKS, via the exons ATGGAAGATTATGTGGTGAAGGTCCAGGAAGGCCGGCCGGCGGCGGACGGAAAGCCGTCAGCGGGGCCGGCCTACCGCTGCATTTACGCTAAGGATGGGCTCATGGAAATTCCAGCTGCAATCAACTCTCCATGGGATTTTTTCAG TGAATCCGTTAAGAAGTTCCCGAAAAACCCGATGCTAGGTCGCCGTCAACTCAACGATGGAAAG GCGGGTGGATACAGTTGGTTAACTTACCAGCAAGTCTATGATACAACTATTGCCATTGGTTCTGCTATGCGACGCCGTGGCGTCAACCCT GGCGACAAATGTGGTATATATGGGGTTAACTGTCCTGAGTGGATCATGGCAATGGAG GCGTGTAATAGTCAGGCTATTACATATGTACCACTATATGATTCACTCG GTGCAAATGCAGTGGAGTTCATTATCAACCATGCTGAAGTGTCCATTGCTTTTGTCCATGAAAGCAAGTTTCCTGCT ATACTAACATGTCTCTCCAAATGTGCCTCAAATCTAAAAA CTATTGTCAGCTTCGGAAAAGTTTCTGATAAGCAGAAGGAGGCAACTGAAGAGCTAGGGGTCACTTGCTTCTCATGGGAAGAGTTTGCTCTATTG GGGGATTCAGACGGAGATCTTCCTCTGAAGAAGAAGACAGATACATTGACGATAATGTACACCAGTGGCACGACAGGGGAGCCAAAGGGGGTCATTCTATCAAATGGTGCTTTTATGTCTGAAGTCATGTCTATGGATCACCTCCTCAGAGAGACAGACAAAGCT GGTACTGAAGAGGATGTGTACTTTTCCTTCCTTCCTCTAGCTCATATATTCGATCAAATCATCGAGACCTATTGTATCTACTCGGGCTCATCCATTGGGTTTTGGCAAGGG GATATTCGTTTCTTGATTGAGGATCTTGTCGTCTTAAAGCCAACTATATTCTGTGGCGTTCCTAGAGTTTTTGATAGAATATACACAG GCACAATGGATAAAATCTCAGCTGGTGGTCCACTTAAGAAGTCACTTTTCCATATTGCGTACAACTA TAAACTGAGGAATCTGGATAAAGGCCTCAAACAAGAGGAAGCATCTCCACTTTTGGACAAGCTCGTTTTTGATAAG ATCAGACAAGGATTTGGTGGACGCGTTCGACTCATTCTATCGGGAGCTGCACCTTTACCTAAGCACATTGAGGAGTTCTTGAGGGTGACATGCTGTTGTGTCTTGTCACAGGGCTATG GCCTCACAGAAAGTTGTGGAGGATGTTTCACATCTATAGCCAACATATTCCCTATGATAGGCACGGTGGGGGTTCCTATGACCACGATCGAGGCAAGACTTGAATCTGTGCCTGAGATGGGATATGATGCTCTCTCTACTGTTCCCAGAGGTGAAATTTGTCTGCGAGGAAACACCTTATTCTCCGGCTACCATAAACGCCAAGATCTCACGAATGAGGTGCTCGTTGATGGGTGGTTCCACACGG GTGATGTTGGTGAATGGCAGCCTAATGGAGCCATGAAGATCATAGACAGAAAGAAGAATATATTCAAGCTGTCACAAGGCGAATACGTTGCTGTGGAAAGTCTCGAAAGCACTTACTCACAATGCCCTCTCATTACATCG ATTTGGGTGTACGGTAACAGCTTCGAGTCATTCCTAGTGGCTGTGGTGGTGCCGGAGAGAAAGGCACTTGAAGATTGGGCAGCGAATAGTGAAGAGAAAGGAGATTTCACGCTCCTGTGCAATAACCCAAAAGCAAGAAAATACATTCTGGAGGAGCTCAACAAAACGGCGAAGCAACATAAT CTCCGCGGCTTTGAAATGCTGAAGGCCGTTAACCTAGAGCCTATTCCTTTCGACATTGATCGGGACTTGATCACTCCGACGTTCAAGCTTAAGAGGCCACAGTTGCTCAAGCATTACAAG GATTGCATTGATCAGTTGTACATTGAAGCTAAGGGTGCAAAGTCATAG